A window of Corvus cornix cornix isolate S_Up_H32 chromosome 4, ASM73873v5, whole genome shotgun sequence contains these coding sequences:
- the WFS1 gene encoding wolframin — translation MNSDPDPTASPSHPQQHLGRSQLNAAPVDHSENSQRSGTSSADSAASSVPGNSRSREKAEKKEGMKEEPEVLFEELLERAKAGEPKAQTEVGKHFLRLAEEEDEELNNCSAVDWFILAAKQGRREAVKLLRRCLADRRGITSENEEEVKKLSSETDLERAVRKAALVMYWKLNPKKKKQLAVSELLENVGQVDGEDGEKQPGPVPKSVQKQRRMLERLVNSESKKFIALDDFVEITKKYAKGIIPSNLIMQEEEDDELAGKSPEELPLRLKVVKYPLHAIMEIKEYLIDIASKAGMHWLSTIVPTHHINALIFFFIISNLTIDFFAFIIPLVIFYLSFISMVICTLKVFQDSKAWENFRALTDLLLRFEPNLDVEQAEVNFGWNHLEPYIYFLLSVFFVIFSFPIASKDCIPCSELATVSVFFTVTSYMSLSTCAEPYTRRALMTEIAAGCLSLLQVLPGNFGYLKFLGKTFFTVPVGHFFVINVSIPCLLFLYLFYLFFRMAQLRNFKGTYCYLVPYLVCFMWCELSVVILRESSGIGLVRASIGYFLFLFALPVLGVGIALMCLVHVIKWFLSLELMKIVVTLVLCAVPLLFRWWTKVNFSVVEVVKSLTRSSIVKLILVWITAVVLFCWFYVYRSEGMKVYNSTLTWNQYGFLCGPRAWKETNMARTQILCSHLEGHRVTWTGRFKYVRVTEIDNSAESAINMLPFFIGDWMRCLYGETYPLCDPKNVTLEEEELCRLKFLTKHKCHMKMFDRYKFEITVGMPFSSKNGSKPIEEDDITKDIVLKASNEFKKVLLNLRQGSIIEFSTILEGRLGSKWPVFELKAITCLNCMSKLLPAGRHVKIEQDWRSTVHKAIKFAFDFFFFPFLSAA, via the exons AGGGCATGAAGGAAGAACCTGAAGTGCTCTTTGAAGAACTGCTTGAGAGGGCCAAAGCTGGAGAACCAAAAGCACAAACAGAG GTGGGGAAGCACTTCTTGAGATTagcagaagaggaggatgaagaaCTTAACAATTGCAGTGCAGTTGACTGGTTCATCCTTGCTGCTAAGCAAGGTCGAAGAGAAGCTGTCAAACTGTTGCGTAGATGCCTGGCAGACAGAAGAG gcatcacttctgaaaatgaggaagaagtGAAAAAGTTATCATCTGAGACTGACTTGGAGAGAGCTGTGCGAAAAGCTGCCTTGGTCATGTATTGGAAGTTAAAcccaaaaaagaagaagcaacTAGCAGTTTCTGAACTACTGGAAAATGTTGGGCAAGTTGATGGTGAAG ATGGTGAGAAGCAGCCTGGCCCAGTCCCAAAGTCCGtgcagaagcagagaaggatGCTGGAGCGATTAGTGAACAGTGAAT CTAAAAAATTTATTGCTTTGGATGACTTCGTTGAAATTACCAAGAAGTACGCAAAGGGTATCATCCCTTCTAACCTGATTatgcaggaagaggaagatgatgagTTGGCAGGGAAGAGTCCTGAAGAATTACCCCTACGACTGAAG gttGTAAAATATCCACTTCATGCCATTATGGAAATTAAAGAATACCTTATAGATATTGCATCGAAGGCAGGAATGCATTGGCTGTCTACCATTGTTCCAACACACCATATCAATGCtctcatctttttcttcatcatcaGTAATCTGAcaattgatttttttgcctttattatTCCATTAGTCATATTCTATTTGTCCTTCATTTCTATGGTGATTTGCACACTGAAGGTTTTTCAGGACAGTAAGGCTTGGGAAAACTTCCGTGCTTTGACTGACTTACTGCTTCGTTTTGAACCAAACCTAGATGTTGAGCAAGCTGAGGTGAACTTTGGATGGAATCACTTAGAgccatacatttattttttactctcagtattctttgtaattttttccttccctataGCAAGCAAAGACTGTATACCTTGCTCAGAGTTAGCTACTGTCTcagttttcttcacagtgacAAGTTACATGAGTTTAAGCACGTGTGCAGAGCCTTACACACGAAGGGCATTAATGACTGAGATAGCTGCAGGTTGCTTATCCCTATTGCAGGTATTACCTGGGAATTTTGGCTACTTGAAATTCTTAGGTAAAACCTTCTTTACAGTTCCTGTAGGCCATTTCTTTGTGATCAATGTAAGCATCCCATGCCTTCTGTTTTTGTACTTGTTCTATCTTTTCTTTAGAATGGCCCAACTACGGAATTTTAAAGGCACCTACTGCTACCTGGTCCCATACCTGGTGTGCTTTATGTGGTGTGAACTCTCCGTGGTCATTCTGCGGGAGTCCTCTGGCATTGGGCTCGTTCGTGCATCCATCGGTTACTTCCTGTTCCTCTTTGCACTCCCAGTGCTGGGTGTAGGCATTGCACTGATGTGTCTTGTCCACGTCATTAAGTGGTTTTTGTCTTTGGAGCTCATGAAAATTGTAGTGACCCTGGTTTTGTGTGCTGTTCCTTTGCTCTTTCGATGGTGGACAAAGGTTAACTTCTCCGTAGTTGAAGTGGTTAAATCTCTCACTCGAAGCTCGATTGTGAAACTCATTCTGGTGTGGATTACAGCTGTAGTGCTGTTCTGTTGGTTCTATGTGTATCGATCTGAGGGAATGAAAGTTTACAACTCTACCCTGACATGGAATCAGTATGGTTTCCTCTGTGGACCCCGGGCCTGGAAGGAGACTAACATGGCACGTACCCAGATTTTGTGCAGTCACCTGGAAGGACACCGAGTGACATGGACTGGGCGGTTCAAATATGTGCGCGTGACAGAAATCGACAACAGTGCAGAATCTGCAATAAATATGCTTCCCTTTTTTATTGGTGATTGGATGAGATGCTTGTATGGTGAAACCTATCCTCTTTGTGATCCCAAAAATGTTAcactggaggaggaggagttgtGTCGTCTGAAGTTTTTGACAAAGCATAAATGCCACATGAAAATGTTTGATCGGTACAAATTTGAAATAACTGTGGGCATGCCTTTCAGTAGCAAAAATGGAAGCAAGCCTATCGAGGAGGATGATATAACCAAAGATATTGTGCTGAAGGCAAGCAATGAGTTTAAAAAAGTGTTGCTGAACTTGAGGCAAGGGAGTATAATTGAATTCAGTACCATTCTGGAGGGTCGTCTTGGCAGTAAATGGCCTGTCTTTGAACTGAAAGCAATCACTTGCTTGAATTGCATGTCTAAACTCTTACCTGCAGGGAGGCACGTGAAAATAGAGCAGGACTGGAGGAGTACAGTGCATAAAGCCATTaaatttgcttttgattttttcttcttcccattcCTGTCAGCTGCGTAA